One window of the Leishmania infantum JPCM5 genome chromosome 28 genome contains the following:
- a CDS encoding putative DNA topoisomerase III, with amino-acid sequence MGRNVLMVAEKPSLAESIATILSNGSCSRRTRALPVYEYTGNFMGSPAYFKVTSTTGHVFSCDFTSQHQNWDRTDEEQLFTAPITWKDTSGKVSHHLEHESQGCDTLVLWLDCDREGENICFEVMQVVRREIYNHHSIFRAHFSAITAEEIFHAFRNLGKPNKNISDAVTCRQELDLKVGVAFTRFQTKYFQGKYGDLDASVISYGPCQTPTLGFCVQRHDEILNFKPENFWRLVPVASRGGALLQFEWDRGRLFDETMARLILQRITKSGKVATVVNVSVSNDTRPRPTGLNTVDLMKIASRALGIGPHYVMSIAENLYIRGYISYPRTESTAYPPSFNLAGALAQQKNHSMWGAYVTALLQQGHARPKAGKDAGDHPPITPMRSASPSELSGDEWRIFEYITRHFIASVSPDCRLIKTKITIELGGELFSISGKVVEDPGFTEIMPHARVEDDRMPTGVHKGDSFQLSDVRLQAGQTQPPSYLTESDLIGLMEKNGIGTDASISTHVNNIVERGYCSVQAGRVMKPSKLGIVLIHGIKAIDPELVLPLVRSRVEEYVTHIAEGRAQLDDVLSYSLDLFFAKFKFFKEHIDVFDALMGASFSAISAAGKPITRCGNCMRYLKHLDTRPQRLYCPYCEVTFALPQGGTIKPYSSFKCPIDNFELVICHIEGGKSFPICPHCYNNPPFEDMRPAIQHHHRGYGGGAAATTAPSTRHMACDECRHPTCEHSLATNYVCDCVDGSCAGSMAFVPRTAGQWKVCCNKCPMMIKLPPTAQRVYVTFEECPECASNCLDIMFPEGKSVLPNRKDRIVACIFCHPGLSPLCEEVRGRIGNFRRIGGAAAGGRGGRGRGRGRGRGRGRGNREDRR; translated from the coding sequence ATGGGCCGCAATGTGCTGATGGTGGCTGAGAAGCCGTCGCTGGCAGAGAGCATCGCGACGATCTTGAGCAACGGAAGTTGCTCCCGCCGAACCCGTGCGCTGCCGGTGTACGAGTACACGGGCAATTTCATGGGCAGTCCCGCATACTTCAAGGTGACGAGCACTACCGGCCACGTCTTCTCGTGCGACTTCACCTCTCAGCATCAAAACTGGGATCGCACGGATGAGGAGCAGCTCTTCACCGCGCCGATCACGTGGAAGGACACGTCGGGGAAGGTGAGCCACCACCTCGAGCATGAGTCGCAAGGCTGTGATACACTGGTGCTGTGGCTCGACTGTGATCGTGAGGGGGAGAACATTTGTTTTGAGGTGATGCAGGTCGTTCGACGCGAGATCTACAACCACCACAGCATCTTCCGCGCGCACTTCTCGGCCATCACGGCGGAGGAGATTTTCCACGCCTTCCGCAATCTCGGGAAGCCGAACAAGAACATCAGCGACGCGGTGACGTGCCGGCAGGAGCTCGACCTGAAGGTTGGCGTAGCCTTCACCCGGTTTCAAACCAAGTACTTCCAGGGCAAGTACGGCGACTTGGATGCCAGCGTTATCAGCTACGGCCCGTGCCAGACGCCGACGCTCGGCTTCTGCGTGCAGCGCCATGACGAGATCCTCAACTTCAAGCCGGAGAACTTTTGGCGTCTCGTCCCGGTCGCctcacgcggcggcgcactgctgcaatTCGAATGGGATCGCGGGCGCCTCTTCGACGAGACGATGGCGCGGCTGATCCTTCAGCGCATCACCAAGAGCGGCAAGGTGGCCACCGTCGTCAACGTGTCTGTCAGCAACGACACACGTCCGCGGCCGACCGGCCTCAACACAGTGGATCTCATGAAGATTGCAAGCAGGGCCCTTGGCATCGGCCCCCACTACGTGATGAGCATCGCCGAGAACCTGTACATCCGCGGCTATATTTCGTACCCTCGTACCGAATCCACGGCATACCCGCCATCTTTTAACCTTGCCGGCGCCCTCGCTCAGCAGAAAAACCACTCCATGTGGGGGGCCTACGtaacggcgctgctgcagcaagGACACGCGCGCCCCAAGGCAGGCAAGGACGCTGGCGATCACCCGCCGATCACGCCGATGCGAAGCGCGTCGCCCAGCGAGCTCTCCGGGGATGAGTGGCGCATCTTCGAGTACATTACACGACACTTCATCGCCTCGGTGTCACCAGACTGCCGGCTAATCAAGACGAAGATCACGATCGAACTTGGCGGTGAGCTTTTTAGCATCTCGGGAAAGGTGGTGGAGGACCCCGGCTTCACGGAGATCATGCCGCACGCCCGCGTCGAGGACGACAGGATGCCGACCGGCGTCCACAAGGGCGACTCCTTCCAGCTGTCCGATGTGCGGCTGCAGGCGGGGcagacgcagccgccgtcgtaCCTGACGGAGTCGGACCTGATTGGGCTGATGGAGAAGAACGGTATCGGAACCGACGCGTCCATCTCCACCCACGTCAACAACATTGTGGAGCGCGGCTACTGCAGCGTGCAGGCGGGGCGTGTCATGAAGCCATCAAAGCTTGGCATCGTGCTCATCCACGGCATCAAGGCCATCGACCCggagctggtgctgccgctcgtgcgcagccgcgtgGAGGAGTATGTCACCCACATCGCCGAgggccgcgcgcagctcgaCGACGTGCTCAGCTACTCGCTTGACCTCTTCTTCGCTAAGTTTAAGTTCTTCAAAGAGCACATAGACGTCTTTGATGCCCTCATGggcgcctccttctccgccatCTCCGCCGCCGGGAAGCCGATTACGCGGTGCGGCAACTGCATGCGCTACCTGAAGCACCTGGACACTCGTCCCCAGCGGCTCTACTGCCCGTACTGCGAGGTGACgttcgcgctgccgcagggcGGCACCATTAAGCCGTACTCCAGCTTCAAGTGCCCCATCGACAACTTCGAGCTCGTCATCTGCCACATCGAAGGCGGCAAGTCCTTTCCCATCTGTCCTCATTGCTACAACAACCCGCCGTTTGAGGACATGCGCCCCGCCAtacagcaccaccaccgcgggTACGGTggaggggcagcggcgacgacggcaccaTCCACGCGGCACATGGCGTGCGACGAGTGCCGCCACCCCACGTGCGAGCACTCCCTCGCCACGAACTACGTGTGCGACTGCGTGGACGGCTcctgcgccggcagcatgGCCTTCGTTCCCCGGACGGCTGGCCAGTGGAAGGTGTGCTGCAACAAGTGCCCCATGATGATCAAGCTGCCACCGACAGCGCAGCGAGTGTACGTCACTTTCGAGGAGTGCCCCGAATGCGCCTCCAACTGCCTCGACATCATGTTCCCCGAAGGCAAGAGCGTCTTGCCTAACCGCAAGGACCGCATTGTCGCGTGCATCTTCTGTCATCCAGGCCTGAGCCCGCTCTGCGAGGAAGTGCGCGGCCGCATAGGTAACTTCCGCCGCatcggtggcgctgctgctggtggtcgGGGCGGCCGTGGACGCGGACGTGGTCGCGGACGTGGTCGCGGACGTGGCAACCGCGAGGATCGCCGGTGA
- a CDS encoding putative protein kinase translates to MMDNAGEQLRIVDSTLKRTTPRNCLWYSLVCEGDGFCVLQRPYIAFTLRERLVARPVWTAQEKLCIVYQLLEAVARLHETYGLTHGDIKPNNVLVQSTGVLLLSDMALFKPCQMPLDSPLLFDYYYDTDENRACYVAPEKFSDQPLPTPPPESKTRGSATYNVSNVNFDGHTASMDVFSTACVVLFLYKEEDPLTLSQVLSLRHLANTEAREAFVAPVLRDANVPAALHPLLLPMLCATAEERPSARELVNRGLQQRIFPASLPYLYESVLPRLLTTSPGTRLVLLHNQLEAVLQRCEVLDTTPEGNGGRSSTAAIDAAASAEAVGANAAGLAAVASPSRQLAVSLLLPLLLQTLHSSCTSDEAAYRGLLCLRRCASYCSFTCLVDAVLPHVLFYVNNDAHVYGPSTRLIALRLLSSISEVIAHHLTLRSPQRLSGTVTPSRDAAAAKPGDTGEGSAVPEEQWALMEHLVLPCLYGVLRQAEQESTAVLVEVASRLPRLLLLSRYITERRQLLYGADAVMTKSTTFESRPGPQGHRARQPEDAVHEQQSHHDPLHAKPRRQASQHLSPNKGGEEDHRVKAVAAPVTPNSTSMPPSPLPPPRSSSDALYFSPTDVATLSEQSISGGTRARLAPAARHTEAGKSANEVSDADGENAGDVHGASAAGTQQYLAQLHCLLTNGWSMLQILYNHPCVAVVVEVMQRSSSTVAAFLGEERVTEDLIPLLTTALTAPLRVQRLLYSQAILLHALLQRPPTKTLRLFVDEGLRHTDDVCLNRTLHSLAVVVRSRRLPLEETMALVHQTLPMLVESRLWLREAACGVVEAAAQTYSASDIALHLEYAVRPLLMLPVPLAHLRRYAATAIRAELAMPFMSLGGTAGPTPCSYVSSAPLRERASATGSACLLDEAILEDDEPMNRLLENGTGSGDGRRGRPGQCRGFEDGGGNGGNFKDVLPEVVAVTDSYASAPAPALLHGLPLTEASSSSAPGSRMSREASIAEPAVTAQHSRSATDTCIVADDGGDSDGMALVYRPTAREVARVQLESRSGPLHLPASSALLSPPPSGLTSSHVVAPSTATSSGAAAAAALPVQDCQLPTPPHSRDVSPLPATLPPPSGVIRCSLKGGGGRVLHGRVTPPSLTSPAAAASTAVPPSSSAPCSALRPTAAALSSVSAHMGAIYAAAPSPSANGIVISAGARGEAFVWQVAASHTSTAHARELCLVERVASAASEAGVHTYTACQWIGGPGQRRDFTLSSASASASGSLVAFASTDSAVRVLDVEKNAWVSSTVVGGTPEGGLTGLALQDRASLLVTTAAGGLHVVDTRCRGRGRADEEPAVGSTASVWHTRLNPLDGAPSCVCPLYMSDRACAAAVGTYGGAVCLYDLRYQLCAQRVILVDDGAGLTSASALASGRLSITTACVDPLSTLCRSCRPSSWEPEPAAGPSLLLGTTGGTVYRLLLQSASYWPAFQCCRNGGGAVRTMLTQPTHGCVFTGSEDGYIRSWSTDRPETSHTLVCGLYRSPAYTVERTGAAERALAANAVRGDAVAPPGSNGSKGLASLTVREGSDIHHGGCALPRHAPDAILALCAVRTTTASLASWGSSNSGSGGGGEPCYLLSGSRDGTLTLWDNDPGQP, encoded by the coding sequence ATGATGGACAACGCCggtgagcagctgcgcattgTCGACTCGACACTGAAGCGCACGACTCCGCGCAACTGCCTGTGGTACAGCCTTGTctgcgagggagacggcttctgtgtgctgcagcgacccTACATCGCCTTCACGCTTCGTGAGCGTCTCGTGGCCCGCCCTGTGTGGACGGCGCAGGAGAAGCTCTGTATTGTCTATCAGCTGTtagaggcggtggcgcgcctgCACGAGACCTACGGCCTCACGCACGGCGACATCAAACCGAACAACGTCCTCGTGCAGAGCaccggcgtgctgctgctgtctgACATGGCCCTTTTCAAGCCATGCCAAATGCCGCTCGACAGCCCGCTGCTGTTCGACTACTACTACGATACGGACGAGAACAGGGCGTGCTACGTGGCTCCCGAGAAGTTCAGCGACCAGCCGCTgcccacgccaccgccggagAGCAAGACGCGGGGCAGTGCAACCTACAATGTGAGCAACGTCAACTTCGATGGCCACACGGCCTCGATGGATGTCTTCTCGACGGCATGCGTCGTGCTGTTCCTTTACAAGGAGGAAGATCCGCTGACACTGTCGCAGGTGCTGAGCCTGCGTCACCTGGCCAACACCGAGGCACGCGAAGCGTTTGTGGCGCCCGTTTTGCGCGACGCCAACgtgcccgctgcgctgcatccactgctgctgccgatgctgtgcgccaccgcggagGAGCGACCGTCAGCGCGCGAGCTGGTGAACCGCGGGCTGCAACAGCGCATCTTCCCTGCCTCGCTCCCTTACCTGTACGAGTCCGTGCTGCCTCGCCTCCTCACCACATCTCCAGGCACGCGGCTGGTACTCCTCCACAACCAGCttgaggcggtgctgcagagaTGCGAGGTGCTAGACACGACGCCAGAAGGTAACGGTGGCAGGTCGTCGACGGCTGCGAttgatgcagcggcgtccgCTGAAGCGGTGGGCGCCAATGCAGCTGGCTTGGCGGCGGTCGCGTCCCCATCTCGCCAGCTGGCCGTGTCTCTCCTTCTACCTCTTCTTCTTCAAACCttgcacagcagctgcacgagcgACGAGGCGGCTTACCGCGGCCTGCTCTGCCTGCGCCGATGCGCGTCGTACTGCAGCTTCACCTGCCTAGTGGACGCAGTGCTACCACACGTGCTCTTTTACGTGAACAACGATGCCCACGTCTACGGACCGTCAACGCGCCTCATTGCACTGCGGCTGCTCAGCTCCATCTCGGAGGTCATCGCGCATCATCTCACGCTCAGGTCGCCGCAGCGTTTGAGTGGCACCGTGACACCTTCGCGCGATGCGGCCGCTGCGAAGCCCGGCGACACGGGAGAGGGCTCTGCCGTGCCAGAGGAGCAGTGGGCACTCATGGAGCATCTTGTGCTGCCGTGTCTGTACGGCGTCCTGCGgcaggcggagcaggagTCCACGGCAGtgctggtggaggtggcAAGTCGGCTGCCGCGACTGCTGCTCCTGTCACGCTACATCacggagcggcggcagctcttATACGGGGCCGATGCGGTGATGACGAAGTCAACAACGTTTGAGAGTCGGCCTGGCCCGCAAGGGCACCGTGCCCGGCAACCGGAAGATGCtgtgcacgagcagcagagTCACCACGACCCGCTGCACGCGAAACCGCGCCGCCAGGCCAGCCAGCATCTCTCTCCGAACaagggaggcgaggaggaccacagggtgaaggcggtggcagcgccagTCACGCCAAATTCGACGTCGAtgccaccatcgccgctgccgccgccccgcagcagcagtgacgcGCTGTACTTCAGCCCCACCGATGTTGCCACCCTGAGCGAGCAGAGCATCAGCGGTGGCACGCGGGCGAGGTTGGCTccggcggcgcgccacaCTGAAGCTGGCAAGTCGGCGAACGAGGTGAGCGATGCAGATGGAGAGAATGCAGGCGACGTGCACGgtgccagcgctgctggcACGCAGCAGTACCTCGCCCAGCTCCACTGCCTCCTGACGAACGGCTGGAGCATGTTGCAGATACTGTACAACCATCCatgcgtcgccgtcgtcgtggaGGTCATGCAGCGGTCTTcgagcaccgtcgccgcctttcTGGGTGAGGAGCGGGTGACAGAGGACTTAATACCTCTCCTCACCACGGCCCTgactgcgccgctgcgggtgcAGAGGCTGCTCTATTCACAAGCCATCCTGCTGCACGCCCTGCTCCAGCGTCCGCCGACAAAGACGCTTCGGCTGTTTGTGGACGAAGGCCTGCGACACACGGACGACGTGTGCCTCAACAGAACCCTGCACAGTCTCGCAGTTGTGGTGCGCAGCCGAaggctgccgctggaggagacgaTGGCACTTGTCCACCAGACCCTGCCGATGCTGGTTGAGAGTCGTCTgtggctgcgcgaggcggcgtgCGGCGTCGTTGAGGCGGCTGCACAGACCTACTCGGCGAGCGACATTGCACTGCATCTCGAGTACGCCGTTCgaccgctgctgatgcttcCGGTGCCTCTGGCACACCTGCGCCGCtacgccgccacggccatcCGGGCTGAGCTGGCTATGCCGTTCATGTCCTTAGGTGGCACGGCGGGGCCGACGCCGTGCAGCTacgtcagcagcgcgccgttgAGGGAAAGGGCGTCTGCCACCGGCTCAGCTTGCTTGCTAGACGAGGCCATCCTCGAGGATGATGAGCCGATGAACCGGTTGCTGGAAAATGGCACTGGCAGTGGTGATGGGCGACGCGGTCGCCCAGGGCAGTGCCGAGGCTTCGAGGACGGAGGAGGCAACGGAGGCAACTTCAAAGATGTTTTGCCGGAGGTTGTGGCGGTGACTGACTCTTATGCTtccgcgccggcaccggcgctcTTGCACGGGCTCCCGCTGACTGAGGCTTCGTCGTCATCTGCGCCAGGATCGAGGATGTCCCGTGAAGCGAGTATTGCGGAGCCTGCAGTGACCGCCcagcacagccgcagcgccaccgacaCGTGCATAGTTGCCGATGATGGCGGTGACTCGGACGGCATGGCACTTGTCTACCGGCCCACCGCGCGAGAGGTTGCGCGGGTGCAGCTTGAAAGCCGCTCTgggccgctgcacctcccaGCTTCTTCCGCGCTGCTgtcaccgcctccgtcggGTCTGACCTCCTCCCATGTGGTCGCCCCATCCACGGCAACGagcagtggcgctgcggccgcggcggcgttgccaGTGCAGGATTGCCAACTCCCGACTCCGCCGCACAGCAGGGACGTATCGCCGCTGcccgccacgctgccgccgccctcgggCGTGATTCGGTGCAGCCTCAaaggcggtggtgggcgcGTTTTGCACGGCCGAGTGACACCGCCCTCCCTGACctcaccagcggcggcggctagTACCGCGGTACCGCCGTCCTCCTCAGCACCTTGCTCGGCGTTGCGgcccactgccgctgcactcAGCTCCGTCAGCGCTCACATGGGGGCCATCTATGCAGcggcgccctcgccgtcAGCCAACGGGATCGTGATATCGGCCGGGGCACGAGGTGAAGCTTTTGTGTGGCAGGTCGCCGCgtcgcacacgagcacagcTCACGCGCGCGAGCTGTGCTTGGTGGAGCGAgtcgcgtcggcggcgtctgAGGCGGGGGTGCACACCTACACGGCGTGCCAGTGGATCGGTGGGCCAGGTCAGCGGCGAGACTTcacgctctcctccgcgtccGCCTCGGCTTCCGGCTCGCTGGTGGCCTTTGCGAGCACCGATAGTGCGGTGAGGGTGCTGGACGTGGAAAAAAATGCGTGGGTGTCGTCCACCGTTGTCGGTGGCACTCCGGAGGGCGGGCTGACCGGGCTGGCGTTGCAGGATCGAGCATCGCTGCTTGTGACGACCGCGGCTGGCGGCCTTCACGTTGTGGACACGCGGTGccgaggcaggggccgtgcagACGAGGAGCCAGCCGTGGGCTCGACCGCCTCAGTGTGGCACACCCGACTCAACCCACTCGACGGTGCACCGAGCTGCGTGTGCCCGCTCTACATGAGCGACAGAgcgtgcgccgcagccgtcggcacctacggcggcgccgtgtgCCTGTACGACTTGCGTTATCAACTGTGCGCGCAACGGGTTATCCTTGTCGATGACGGGGCAGGACTAACGTCAGCGTCGGCTCTTGCTTCAGGGCGGCTGTCCATCACGACGGCGTGCGTGGATCCTTTGTCTACGCTATGTCGGAGCTGCCGTCCATCGTCATGGGAGCCGGAGCCGGCGGCGGGGCCGAGTCTGCTTCTCGGCACCACCGGGGGCACGGTGtatcgcctcctcctccagagCGCCAGCTACTGGCCTGCGTTTCAGTGTTGCCgcaacggtggcggtgccgtaCGCACAATGCTGACGCAGCCCACGCACGGCTGCGTCTTCAccggcagcgaggacggGTATATTCGGAGCTGGTCGACCGACCGCCCAGAGACGTCTCATACTCTGGTGTGCGGGCTGTACCGATCCCCGGCATACACCGTGGAGCGTaccggcgccgcggagcgggcgctggcAGCGAATGCTGTGCGTGGCGACGCAGTTGCCCCACcgggcagcaacggcagcaaggGTCTTGCTTCCCTCACCGTGCGCGAAGGCAGCGACATCcaccacggcggctgcgctctTCCGCGACACGCCCCGGATGCGATCCTCGCCTTGTGTGCTGTGCGCACGACCACCGCGTCCTTGGCGTCTTGGGGCTCCAGCAacagtggcagcggtggaggaggggagccATGCTATCTGCTCTCCGGATCCCGCGACGGCACGCTAACGCTATGGGACAACGACCCTGGACAGCCCTAA
- a CDS encoding ATPase-like protein produces the protein MMHRPSSSSPLPPEGESTRYLVVIEVRTTADTAAWPELSCLVRSYVRVQASRRLAAGHLPPFLPGATISLADAPPLLRDDVASVRVCDVSFPTGCSWTNMEQVHFCMCLYRLHGETLCRPLSSAASAPVTQASLPAWCTADSMHSGGDEGDSASTFTVTPLPHVSLEGQWESLYYGESEAASIAFKRDIVSYVDAAMRFTHAGVSSNFVTWNRLVLFHGPPGTGKTSLCRALAQKLSIRLASSVYARACLLEINAHSLFSRWFSESGKRVLQLFEQVHRIADDKECLVCCVMDEVESLAAARTSAMKGNEPSDSIRVVNALLTQMDRLQDCKNIVVLATTNLTAAIDAALLDRADKRVYVGPPGVQARFLILYAGVQELVDKRLVAAPQAGTSVLPDELNGVSLADERCQDEGQAAHRGNVGAHRSLGGHLLVGGSGTAEAAHMWNEELTALHDVPSKSHKPPQQMIPTSTSLGTAPAPQPAHPQSPSHCLSGNAYTISELLHHIAEVCVGLNGRTLKKLPFLAYGACMCNSYTGGCGGSESAWQGDQRGGFDAPLPLRDYLEALFKVAEEAAEVAVLDANSGS, from the coding sequence ATGATGCACCGCCCATCTAGCTCATCACCACTCCCCCCTGAGGGCGAATCGACGCGGTACCTTGTGGTGATCGAAGTGAGGACCACGGCCGATACCGCTGCTTGGCCCGAGCTCAGCTGCCTTGTCCGATCctatgtgcgcgtgcaggcgaGCCGCCGACTGGCCGCGGGCCACCTGCCGCCGTTTCTCCCTGGCGCCACCATCTCTCTCGCAgatgcgccgcctctgctgagAGATGATGTCGCGTCGGTGCGGGTGTGTGACGTCTCCTTCCCGACAGGCTGTTCGTGGACAAATATGGAGCAGGTGCACTTCTGTATGTGCCTGTACCGACTCCACGGTGAAACTCTCTGCAGGCCACTATCGTCTGCCGCGTCTGCCCCGGTTACCCAGGCGTCTCTGCCGGCGTGGTGCACGGCCGACAGCatgcacagcggcggcgacgaaggTGACAGTGCGTCGACCTTCACCGTGACACCCCTGCCGCACGTCTCACTGGAGGGCCAGTGGGAGTCGCTGTACTATGGCGAGAGTGAGGCGGCGTCGATTGCGTTCAAGCGGGACATCGTGAGCTACGTGGACGCCGCCATGCGGTTCACCCACGCCGGGGTGAGCTCCAACTTTGTGACGTGGAATCGACTTGTTCTTTTCCACGGCCCGCCAGGCACGGGCAAGACGTCGCTGTGCCGCGCCTTGGCACAGAAACTGTCAATCCGCCTCGCCTCGTCGGTGTACGCTCGCGCGTGCCTTTTGGAGATCAACGCTCATAGTTTGTTCAGTCGCTGGTTCAGCGAGAGCGGCAAacgcgtgctgcagctgtttGAGCAGGTGcaccgcatcgccgacgaCAAGGAGTGCTTGGTGTGCTGCGTGatggacgaggtggagagcCTCGCGGCAGCTCGCACCTCCGCCATGAAGGGCAACGAACCATCTGACTCGATCCGTGTTGTGAATGCACTGCTCACACAGATGGATCGACTGCAGGACTGCAAGAACATCGTCGTCCTTGCCACGACCAACTTGACGGCGGCAAtcgatgcagcgctgctggacaGAGCGGACAAGCGCGTGTATGTCGGCCCGCCAGGCGTGCAGGCACGCTTCCTCATTCTATATGCGGGTGTGCAGGAATTGGTGGACAAGCGGTTGGTGGCTGCGCCGCAAGCGGGGACGTCCGTGCTACCCGACGAACTGAACGGGGTTTCTCTTGCGGACGAGCGTTGCCAGGATGAGGGGCAAGCGGCACACCGGGGCAACGTAGGCGCGCACCGCAGCCTTGGCGGTCATCTACTggttggcggcagcggcaccgccgaggcCGCACACATGTGGAATGAAGAGCTGACCGCGTTGCACGACGTGCCGAGTAAGTCTCACAaaccgccgcagcagatgATACCGACATCCACGAGTTTGGGAACGGCACCCGCCCCGCAACCAGCGCATCCCCAATCGCCGTCGCACTGCCTCTCTGGCAATGCGTACACGATCAGTGAGCTGCTCCATCACATTGCCGAGGTGTGCGTGGGCCTGAACGGCCGCACCTTGAAGAAACTGCCGTTCTTGGCGTAcggcgcgtgcatgtgcaaTTCTTACactggcggctgcggtggtaGCGAGTCGGCGTGGCAGGGGGACCAGAGAGGTGGCTTCgatgcgcctctgcctctgcggGACTACCTGGAGGCGTTGTTCAAGGTTGCAGAGGAGGCTGCTGAGGTGGCCGTACTCGATGCGAATAGCGGTTCCTAA